One genomic segment of Rivularia sp. PCC 7116 includes these proteins:
- a CDS encoding WD40 repeat domain-containing protein — protein sequence MIVPQGMDVNSINLLKAQQADFLERIKKTKTYEITLLESNVKGCHREYMPFWGEALTTILDNARLQAEILARNPPPIPSEYPEDSEWAIPFVTYFQNQAEDYFLRELIVDEVMKGCFSRLVKKMPKQPLENIDLDEEGNLRGESKFSFLLAHNPDIKIRVCVADSESFNGIKKDKVRWSVTQEDITNYHILFFICLFFPSSTQRGYEKEALISGFLPTNQLEFNGSYIYLKPSKLLYSGGLSWYLNLLRNQQHLSKSVDEIEQAKVISTLSPNHPLQSITGEWQCSHTLIGHIKGINCIALQPQNKNASQSLIASGSRGEIKLWDLKNGDSIATLSEYPWLRTGFVDEVNYLAFSPDGQTLASGGADSTIKMWHLGAKDLIDIMHKHNGMVRCVAFTLDGRMLATGGDDRKIQFWDMTERQVAVTLSLEDTAAHSLVFSQNAKILVTGSYRKIKVWRISTKKQISCLDIELHYCLTGHSHIVSSLAMTKDTKILVSASKDKTIKIWHLKTGELIRTLKGHEDAVCTVALSQDEQILASGSADNTIKLWHLETGELLSTFAGHTDTVTALAFAEKGNVLVSGSLDKTVKIWQRS from the coding sequence ATGATTGTGCCTCAAGGTATGGATGTAAACTCTATCAACTTACTAAAAGCTCAACAAGCTGACTTTCTTGAGCGAATAAAAAAAACAAAGACTTATGAAATTACTTTACTTGAAAGTAATGTAAAAGGTTGTCATCGAGAATATATGCCATTTTGGGGTGAAGCTTTAACGACAATCCTTGATAATGCCCGCTTACAAGCAGAAATACTAGCTCGAAATCCGCCACCAATTCCGTCAGAATATCCCGAAGATTCGGAATGGGCTATTCCTTTTGTCACCTATTTTCAAAATCAAGCTGAAGATTATTTCTTACGAGAATTAATTGTTGATGAGGTAATGAAAGGCTGTTTTAGCAGATTGGTGAAAAAGATGCCCAAACAGCCTTTAGAAAATATTGATTTAGATGAAGAAGGTAATCTTCGGGGTGAAAGTAAATTTTCTTTTTTACTTGCACATAATCCCGATATTAAAATCCGAGTTTGTGTTGCCGATTCAGAAAGCTTTAATGGCATCAAAAAAGATAAAGTACGTTGGAGCGTTACTCAAGAAGATATAACAAACTATCATATTTTATTTTTTATATGCCTGTTTTTTCCAAGCTCTACGCAAAGAGGATATGAAAAAGAAGCTTTAATATCTGGTTTTTTGCCAACGAATCAACTTGAGTTTAATGGTTCTTATATTTATCTGAAGCCGAGTAAATTGCTTTATTCTGGTGGATTATCTTGGTATTTAAATTTACTTAGGAATCAACAACATTTGTCAAAATCGGTTGATGAGATTGAGCAAGCAAAGGTAATTTCAACTCTTTCACCAAATCATCCCCTGCAAAGTATTACTGGTGAATGGCAATGTTCGCATACTTTAATTGGACATATTAAAGGGATCAACTGTATTGCTTTACAACCTCAAAACAAAAATGCTTCGCAATCTTTAATAGCCAGTGGAAGTCGAGGAGAAATAAAGCTTTGGGATTTAAAGAATGGCGATTCAATTGCGACTTTATCGGAATATCCTTGGCTTCGCACCGGATTTGTAGATGAAGTCAATTATTTAGCTTTTAGCCCTGACGGACAAACTTTAGCTAGTGGCGGGGCTGATTCTACGATAAAAATGTGGCATTTGGGCGCGAAAGACTTAATTGATATCATGCACAAACATAATGGCATGGTGCGCTGCGTTGCCTTTACACTCGACGGTAGGATGTTAGCGACTGGTGGAGACGATCGCAAAATTCAGTTTTGGGATATGACGGAGCGTCAAGTTGCCGTAACGCTTTCTTTGGAAGATACTGCGGCTCACTCTCTGGTTTTCAGTCAAAATGCAAAAATTTTAGTTACAGGTAGCTATCGCAAAATAAAAGTCTGGAGAATTTCGACTAAGAAGCAAATATCTTGTCTGGATATAGAATTACATTATTGTCTTACAGGTCATTCTCATATAGTTTCTTCTTTAGCTATGACTAAAGATACAAAAATTCTTGTGAGTGCAAGTAAGGATAAAACTATTAAAATTTGGCATTTAAAAACAGGAGAATTAATTCGCACTCTCAAAGGACATGAAGATGCTGTATGTACAGTTGCTTTAAGTCAAGATGAGCAAATTCTAGCCAGTGGTAGTGCCGATAATACTATTAAATTATGGCATTTAGAAACGGGTGAATTATTAAGTACTTTTGCAGGGCATACCGACACTGTAACTGCTTTAGCTTTTGCCGAGAAAGGAAATGTTTTGGTAAGTGGAAGTTTGGATAAAACTGTTAAAATTTGGCAGAGAAGTTGA
- a CDS encoding AI-2E family transporter, with the protein MNLGQWIGLIALTVSLYIMWQIKEVLLLIFAAVILATTLNRLARRLQRLGIRSGFAKLLSITIFLVGVIGFFWLIVPSFIVQFQELSFQIPKALGEINTRLLELRKQLPNQIIPYIPDINSLITQAQPFINSGLESTFALVSGSLEVILKILLVLVLTGMFIADPLSYRKLFVRLFPSFYRRRVEGILDECEISLEGWITGASIAMFLVALLSVLGLTVLQVRSALALGVLAGFLNLIPNLGPTLSVFPAMAIALLDSPWKPVAVLILYFFIQQAESNFITPIVMAQQVSLLPAVTLISQLFFVTFFGFLGLFLALPLTVVAKIWVQEIVVKDVLDQWNLKPKTQAECVIVADNVEINTSEETTNIENEPSVIEENIEDESVKKD; encoded by the coding sequence GTGAATTTGGGTCAATGGATTGGTTTAATTGCTTTAACTGTTTCTTTGTATATAATGTGGCAAATAAAAGAAGTACTTTTGCTTATATTTGCCGCAGTTATTTTAGCTACTACTTTAAATCGATTAGCTCGAAGGCTTCAACGTTTAGGAATAAGAAGCGGTTTTGCTAAACTTCTTTCAATTACTATTTTTTTGGTAGGGGTGATTGGCTTCTTTTGGTTGATTGTTCCATCTTTTATAGTCCAGTTTCAGGAATTAAGTTTTCAAATTCCTAAAGCTTTGGGAGAGATCAATACTAGACTTTTAGAATTGAGAAAACAGCTTCCCAATCAAATAATTCCCTATATACCAGATATAAATAGCCTGATAACACAAGCACAGCCATTTATAAATAGCGGTTTAGAAAGTACTTTTGCCTTAGTTTCTGGTTCTTTGGAAGTAATCTTAAAAATTTTACTTGTTTTAGTTTTAACAGGAATGTTTATTGCAGATCCTTTATCTTATCGTAAATTATTTGTCAGGCTTTTTCCTTCATTTTACCGGAGAAGAGTAGAAGGAATTTTAGATGAATGTGAAATTTCTTTAGAAGGCTGGATAACCGGTGCTTCTATCGCCATGTTTTTAGTAGCACTTTTAAGCGTACTCGGTTTAACTGTTTTACAAGTACGTTCGGCTTTAGCTTTAGGAGTATTAGCAGGATTTTTAAACTTGATTCCGAATTTAGGTCCTACCCTGAGCGTATTCCCAGCAATGGCGATCGCTCTTTTAGATTCGCCTTGGAAACCAGTTGCTGTGCTGATTTTATACTTTTTTATTCAGCAGGCTGAAAGTAATTTTATTACGCCGATAGTAATGGCTCAGCAAGTGTCTTTGCTGCCAGCAGTAACGTTAATCTCTCAGCTATTCTTCGTAACTTTTTTCGGCTTTTTAGGATTATTTCTAGCATTACCTTTAACAGTAGTCGCAAAAATCTGGGTTCAGGAAATAGTAGTTAAAGATGTTTTAGATCAATGGAATTTGAAGCCAAAGACACAGGCTGAATGTGTTATTGTTGCCGATAATGTAGAAATCAATACATCCGAAGAAACTACTAATATTGAAAACGAACCGTCAGTAATTGAGGAAAATATTGAAGATGAAAGCGTAAAAAAAGATTAA
- a CDS encoding SDR family oxidoreductase, with protein sequence MTTSYIFLAGASRGVGREIANCLTAQNLQVKALLRTEEKRQELEAMGIKVVSGDALNVDDVESAILGEESIETVISTIGGVPKDSERADYLGNKNLIDAAVKAGVKKFILISSIGSGNSANAIPPQALETLKPVLIEKEKAENYLIASGLTYTVIRPGGLKSEPSTGNGILTEDPKIAGTIHRADVAQLVCKSLNSEKTNNKVLSAIDENMIYGQPEFDKLDLVSS encoded by the coding sequence ATGACTACTAGTTATATCTTTTTAGCTGGAGCAAGTCGCGGCGTTGGTAGAGAGATTGCCAATTGTTTGACAGCACAAAATCTACAAGTAAAAGCGCTTTTAAGAACTGAAGAGAAGCGCCAAGAATTAGAGGCAATGGGCATCAAAGTAGTTTCAGGAGATGCTTTAAATGTAGATGATGTAGAAAGTGCGATTTTGGGTGAAGAATCTATTGAGACAGTTATTAGTACTATTGGTGGAGTGCCCAAAGACAGCGAAAGGGCTGATTATTTGGGTAACAAAAATCTCATTGATGCCGCAGTCAAAGCAGGTGTGAAAAAGTTTATTTTGATTTCCTCAATTGGTAGCGGCAACAGTGCAAATGCCATACCTCCCCAAGCCTTGGAAACCCTTAAACCTGTATTAATAGAAAAAGAAAAAGCTGAAAATTACTTAATTGCCAGCGGATTAACTTATACAGTAATTCGTCCCGGTGGTTTAAAATCAGAACCAAGCACGGGAAATGGGATCTTAACAGAAGACCCCAAAATTGCTGGTACAATTCATCGTGCAGACGTAGCACAATTAGTCTGCAAAAGTTTAAACTCGGAAAAAACGAACAACAAAGTACTTTCCGCAATCGATGAAAACATGATTTACGGGCAACCAGAATTTGACAAATTAGATTTAGTTAGTAGTTAG
- the ftsH gene encoding ATP-dependent zinc metalloprotease FtsH, with protein sequence MPVDTKNKSPIKPPKMRQFGSSLFILLTLLLLLNFIVPSFFAPEYPQAPYSEFIAQVQAGKVERAIIGGDRIQYEVNSDDVFGSDAKEIYTTTPIALDLDLPKILRENNVEFAAPPPDKNAWIGTLLSWVIPPLIFFGIWGFFMRRQGGAALTVGKSKARIFSEGSTGVQFSDVAGVDEAKAELEEIVDFLKNADKYTRLGAKIPKGALLVGPPGTGKTLLAKAIAGEAGVPFFSISGSEFIELFVGVGAARVRDLFEQAKKQAPCIVFIDELDALGKSRGGANGIMGGNDEREQTLNQLLTEMDGFDANTGVIIIAATNRPEVLDAALRRPGRFDRQIVVDRPDKIGREAILKVHARNVKLTGDVDLATVAIRTPGFAGADLANLVNEAALLAARQNRDGVTLADFNEAIERLVAGLEKRSRVLNETEKKTVAYHEVGHAIVGALMPGAGKVEKISVVPRGVGALGYTIQMPEEDRFLMIEDEIRGRIATLLGGRSAEEIIFGKVSTGASDDIQKTTELAERAVTLYGMSDKLGPIAFEKMQQQFIEGYGNSRRAVSVEVAKLIDAEVKHMVDNAHHIALSILHQNRDLLEETAMELLEKEILEGEKLRAKLQQAIAPEELAEWLQTGKISDDIVLMQTTL encoded by the coding sequence ATGCCCGTTGATACTAAAAACAAAAGTCCGATCAAGCCACCGAAAATGCGGCAGTTTGGCAGCAGCTTATTTATTTTGCTGACTTTGCTATTATTGCTTAATTTTATCGTACCCAGTTTTTTCGCTCCGGAATATCCTCAAGCACCTTATAGTGAATTTATCGCTCAAGTGCAAGCAGGAAAAGTCGAGCGGGCTATTATTGGAGGCGACCGCATTCAGTATGAAGTCAATTCTGATGATGTTTTCGGTTCAGATGCCAAAGAGATATATACAACTACCCCTATAGCCCTAGATTTGGATTTACCCAAAATCCTGCGAGAGAATAATGTGGAGTTCGCCGCACCACCTCCAGACAAAAATGCTTGGATTGGTACTCTTTTGAGTTGGGTTATTCCTCCTTTAATTTTCTTCGGTATTTGGGGATTTTTTATGCGTCGCCAAGGTGGTGCGGCGCTGACGGTTGGTAAAAGCAAGGCTCGGATTTTTTCTGAAGGTAGCACTGGAGTACAATTCAGCGATGTTGCTGGAGTTGATGAAGCTAAAGCAGAATTAGAGGAAATAGTTGATTTCCTCAAAAATGCCGATAAATATACTCGTTTGGGAGCGAAAATACCCAAAGGTGCTTTATTGGTGGGACCTCCAGGAACGGGTAAAACGCTGTTAGCGAAAGCGATTGCCGGGGAAGCGGGTGTTCCTTTCTTTAGTATTTCTGGTTCCGAATTTATCGAGTTATTTGTAGGTGTGGGTGCGGCACGAGTCCGAGATTTATTTGAACAAGCTAAAAAGCAAGCTCCCTGTATCGTTTTTATCGACGAATTAGATGCTCTAGGTAAATCTCGGGGTGGTGCTAATGGGATTATGGGCGGTAACGACGAACGGGAGCAAACCCTGAATCAGTTACTTACCGAAATGGATGGTTTTGATGCCAATACTGGTGTAATTATTATCGCCGCTACCAACCGTCCGGAAGTACTCGATGCTGCATTGCGTCGCCCAGGACGTTTTGACCGTCAAATTGTGGTAGATAGACCAGATAAAATTGGTCGAGAAGCGATTTTAAAAGTTCACGCTCGTAACGTTAAGTTGACGGGAGATGTGGATTTAGCAACGGTTGCTATTCGGACTCCGGGATTTGCTGGAGCAGATTTAGCCAATTTGGTTAACGAAGCCGCATTATTAGCAGCACGTCAAAATCGGGATGGGGTAACTTTAGCTGATTTCAACGAAGCTATCGAAAGATTGGTTGCTGGTTTAGAAAAGCGTTCTCGGGTACTTAATGAAACAGAGAAAAAGACTGTAGCTTATCATGAGGTTGGTCACGCTATAGTCGGTGCTTTGATGCCGGGAGCCGGTAAAGTCGAGAAAATATCAGTGGTTCCTCGCGGTGTTGGTGCATTGGGTTATACAATACAAATGCCCGAGGAAGACCGCTTTTTGATGATTGAAGACGAGATTCGCGGACGAATTGCCACTTTATTAGGTGGACGTTCGGCAGAAGAGATTATTTTTGGTAAAGTATCTACTGGTGCTTCCGACGATATTCAGAAAACTACAGAATTAGCCGAAAGAGCGGTTACTTTGTATGGAATGAGCGATAAATTGGGGCCAATTGCCTTTGAGAAAATGCAGCAGCAATTTATTGAAGGTTATGGAAACTCCCGTCGTGCGGTGAGTGTAGAAGTCGCAAAGTTAATTGATGCTGAAGTCAAGCATATGGTAGACAATGCCCATCATATTGCTTTGAGTATTTTGCATCAAAACCGTGACTTGTTAGAAGAAACTGCAATGGAATTATTAGAAAAAGAAATTCTTGAAGGTGAGAAATTGCGGGCAAAACTTCAACAAGCAATAGCACCTGAAGAGTTAGCAGAGTGGTTGCAGACTGGTAAAATATCTGATGATATTGTTTTGATGCAAACTACTTTATAA
- a CDS encoding glycosyltransferase, with amino-acid sequence MHITILTLGSRGDVQPFIALGVGLKQAGYKVKIASQATFKSEISSRGLEFALISGNPKEGIESAEGQAMLRTKNPIDFVRRMGDLLEPLMEKVFLDSWQACQETDAIIGGGFPFWGFDIAEKLNIPFYYAYLTPGYPTKEFPNAVTPAHLEKLGGIYNRFSYTLTIQLFWQFFRKPINQFRESILNLPPTSIWKNVFTKMEDAKVNYLIGCSASVIPKPKDWSNRVHLTGYWFLDTPDNFTPPTDLVNFLKSGSPPVYIGFGSMAGEEAQKIAEIALLALAKTQQRGIFLSGWGSIKNSDLPDTVFQIDNIPHSWLFPKMACIVHHGGAGTTAATFRAGVPSIIIPFFGDQQFWAYQAAKLGVSPPMIDRKNLTVDSLAQAITNAVENQSIKENAASLGDKIRSENGVREVVEIFSSRNW; translated from the coding sequence ATGCATATCACAATTCTCACTCTAGGCTCTCGTGGTGATGTTCAACCGTTTATCGCTTTGGGAGTGGGTTTAAAACAAGCTGGATATAAAGTAAAAATAGCCAGTCAAGCTACTTTTAAATCAGAAATTAGCTCTCGTGGTTTAGAGTTTGCTTTAATTAGCGGTAATCCCAAAGAAGGTATAGAAAGCGCGGAAGGGCAAGCGATGTTACGAACTAAAAACCCGATAGATTTTGTACGTCGGATGGGTGATTTGCTCGAACCTTTAATGGAAAAAGTTTTTCTCGATTCGTGGCAAGCTTGTCAGGAAACTGATGCGATTATTGGGGGAGGGTTTCCTTTTTGGGGATTTGATATTGCAGAAAAATTGAATATTCCTTTTTACTATGCTTATTTGACACCGGGTTATCCTACTAAAGAATTTCCTAATGCAGTTACACCAGCACATTTAGAAAAGTTAGGAGGTATCTACAATCGATTCAGCTATACGCTAACCATTCAGCTATTTTGGCAATTTTTCCGCAAACCAATCAATCAATTTCGCGAATCTATTCTCAATTTACCGCCGACAAGTATTTGGAAAAATGTTTTTACAAAAATGGAAGATGCTAAAGTCAATTATCTAATTGGTTGTAGTGCTTCTGTTATTCCCAAACCAAAAGATTGGTCAAATCGGGTTCATTTAACAGGATATTGGTTTTTAGATACACCCGATAATTTTACTCCTCCAACTGATTTGGTAAACTTTCTCAAATCTGGCTCTCCTCCGGTTTATATTGGCTTCGGTAGCATGGCTGGTGAAGAAGCTCAAAAAATTGCGGAAATTGCTCTATTAGCATTAGCAAAAACTCAGCAAAGAGGAATTTTTCTATCCGGTTGGGGTAGTATAAAAAATTCAGATTTACCCGATACAGTTTTTCAAATAGATAATATTCCCCACAGTTGGCTATTTCCAAAAATGGCTTGTATAGTCCATCATGGAGGCGCTGGAACAACTGCTGCCACCTTCCGCGCTGGGGTACCTAGTATTATTATTCCATTTTTTGGCGACCAGCAATTTTGGGCATATCAAGCCGCTAAATTAGGTGTAAGTCCACCAATGATTGATAGAAAAAATCTGACAGTAGATTCTCTAGCCCAAGCAATAACAAATGCAGTTGAAAATCAATCTATAAAAGAAAATGCTGCAAGTTTGGGTGACAAAATTCGTTCGGAAAATGGTGTTCGGGAAGTTGTAGAAATCTTTAGTTCAAGGAATTGGTAA
- a CDS encoding TMEM165/GDT1 family protein has translation MLTAFISGFLLITVSEIGDKTFFIAMILAMQHSRRLVFAGAISALAAMTMLSVGVGQAASLLPEIYIHYAEIALFIIFGFKLLYDSTQMPSETCDVAVVGEAKEVVEKAEKQIKDQKNVWAILLEAFVLVFVAEWGDRTQIATIALAAENNPIGVSIGAILGHAICAVIAVTSGRMLAGQITERQLTAAGGCLFIVFGVVAAIQGS, from the coding sequence GTGCTAACAGCTTTTATTTCAGGTTTTTTACTAATAACAGTTTCCGAAATCGGCGACAAAACCTTTTTTATAGCCATGATTTTGGCAATGCAGCATTCTCGTAGGTTGGTTTTTGCAGGTGCAATATCAGCTTTAGCTGCAATGACCATGCTATCAGTTGGGGTAGGACAAGCAGCTTCATTACTACCAGAAATTTACATTCATTACGCCGAAATCGCCTTATTTATAATTTTTGGCTTTAAATTACTTTACGACTCTACTCAAATGCCCAGCGAAACTTGTGATGTGGCAGTAGTCGGGGAAGCAAAAGAAGTAGTAGAAAAAGCAGAAAAACAGATAAAAGACCAAAAAAATGTTTGGGCAATTTTACTGGAAGCCTTTGTATTAGTTTTCGTCGCCGAATGGGGAGACAGAACTCAAATAGCGACTATTGCTTTAGCCGCAGAAAATAACCCCATTGGAGTCAGCATTGGAGCGATATTAGGACACGCTATTTGCGCTGTAATAGCCGTTACCTCTGGGCGAATGTTAGCCGGACAAATCACCGAACGTCAACTAACCGCCGCCGGTGGATGTTTGTTTATCGTATTCGGCGTAGTCGCAGCCATTCAAGGAAGTTAG
- a CDS encoding pyridoxal phosphate-dependent aminotransferase gives MTLISRMESVQSPIIPVVGELIKNSPGTISLGQGVVSYSPPAEAIEFLPRFLTDSKNHLYQAVEGIPPLINILKEKLAAFNKIEINDNNRIVVTAGSNMAFMNAILAITSLGDEIILNTPYYFNHEMAIAMTGCNPVLVETDENYQLQPEKILAAITPKTRAVVTISPNNPTGAVYSRELLQQVNDICCQRGIYHISDEAYEYFTYGVKHVSPGSFSDSSSHTISLFSLSKAYGFASWRIGYMVIPQHLLTAVKKVQDTNLICPPVVSQYAALGALQTQPKYLKDNIQKIVEVRELVIESLKRLEGICKIAPADGAFYFFLKVKSQINDFELVKQLINQYKIAVLPGTTFGMNQGCYLRVAYGALQKETAKEGIARLVNGLHKLTVNS, from the coding sequence ATGACGCTTATCTCTCGTATGGAATCGGTACAGTCACCAATAATCCCCGTTGTTGGGGAATTAATCAAAAATTCTCCCGGTACTATATCTTTAGGGCAAGGTGTTGTTTCTTATTCTCCACCTGCGGAGGCTATAGAATTTTTACCTCGGTTTCTTACCGATTCAAAAAATCATTTATATCAAGCTGTTGAGGGTATTCCCCCTTTAATAAATATCCTCAAAGAAAAATTAGCAGCTTTTAACAAAATAGAAATCAACGATAATAACCGTATTGTGGTTACAGCAGGAAGCAATATGGCGTTTATGAATGCCATTCTTGCTATCACTTCCCTTGGCGACGAAATAATATTAAATACGCCATATTACTTTAACCACGAAATGGCGATCGCGATGACTGGGTGCAATCCGGTGTTAGTAGAAACCGATGAAAATTATCAGTTACAACCGGAGAAAATTCTTGCAGCAATTACTCCAAAAACCCGAGCAGTAGTAACAATTTCACCCAACAATCCTACCGGAGCGGTTTATTCGCGAGAGTTATTACAGCAAGTCAATGATATTTGTTGTCAGCGAGGGATTTATCACATCAGCGATGAAGCTTACGAATATTTTACCTATGGAGTAAAACACGTTTCTCCTGGTTCATTTTCCGATAGCAGCAGCCATACAATATCCTTATTTAGCCTTTCCAAAGCCTACGGTTTTGCAAGCTGGCGCATCGGTTACATGGTAATTCCGCAACACTTACTTACAGCAGTAAAAAAGGTTCAAGATACAAACTTAATTTGTCCACCTGTAGTATCTCAATATGCAGCTTTAGGAGCATTACAAACACAACCAAAATATTTAAAAGATAATATTCAAAAAATTGTAGAAGTACGAGAATTAGTAATTGAATCTTTAAAACGTCTTGAAGGTATTTGTAAAATAGCACCCGCAGATGGTGCTTTTTATTTCTTTTTAAAAGTTAAAAGTCAAATTAATGATTTTGAATTAGTAAAACAATTAATAAATCAATATAAGATAGCGGTACTTCCGGGAACTACATTCGGGATGAATCAAGGTTGTTATTTAAGAGTTGCTTACGGAGCTTTGCAAAAAGAAACCGCAAAAGAAGGAATTGCAAGATTAGTCAATGGGTTACACAAGTTAACAGTTAACAGTTAA